agcgacggtagtcagcgtgagtagcagccgacttgggctgagggcgggctgcaggcagacagttggagatagtcgccgatgagcgtttaggcagcgaccgcgggactctgacgtagggtgctagtgtgggcagcaaagtgctggaaagttctatcaggcagccagaacggtggaagtcagtcaccgtctctgtaatgggcttggctattctgtaggtacaatcactacgcagttagggtgatctgtattctttatgaataaattagaacttttataacgtccatacgagtttacttctaccaacatcctagccttgtaccttcacaccagggaatttaacatcttagccagatcaaaagtctccctctcaattaggtcaaccggctaattcccgtttacgaaccgtgtcgctcaatccctcgcaaaacccacgcttgggacgcgacataaataaaagttttggtgtcagatgtggggtaccacaaaggcatataggcaaaaaggagataggagccagtagattttgctacagcgactgtggcaattagcaggaagttgtggcgactcgcaactttcagcattagtagccccactacgacagagtccagagaagtagtcctcgcgggtgcagggcaacgcaggatagcggcagcacgacgcggagcgacgaggcacagaggtgcctaagcagccagcgttcgagatcgggggtccgggccgagcagcggcagctcTTTCGCTACAGTTTGAGCTTCTAACATTACTATTTCTGGTTAGGTCCTTATTTCGTTCTTGTCAGCCTCGATCTGTAACTTCTTTGGAAGTTAAtatgcggtaagtttctttttatgtagccacttttatgttttccttttcgatGTTTCTGCTACTCTTCTCTTATTTCTACTGCCACTCCTGGTATATCGATTTTTCTGAGTGTCATTTGGAGCTACCGTAGCTGGTGTGACTTTCATGTAGTGTAGTTATCGGTTGCAAGGTTTGGTCATTTTTACGTTTTATTTCTTTGCACTTGCAGTAATGTGTGTAAAGATTTCCATTTTTTGAAAGTCTATTCGCATTCTGTTGTTCACTAAGAAGACCGATATTTTAAACACGTTTCTGATATGTTATAAGATTTTGCGCAACAAACAAATATTGGAATCAGTAACTATAAATGACCCCCTACATAGATTGCTTGTAGTTACCGATTCGAACTATTCGACGGttcattatttagatcgttttAGCAGTACATgtacaaaatataatataatatatgcactcgtaattgcTCACATTTCTTGTTCATTTCACTCATCTTCAACTCGATCAAATGAAATTCGAGCGTAAATAATAGtcgcgttaaatgtattattttacggcatgctacattcgtttgtgtcAGAGTGTGATCCGTTCCCTTCATAGATTGTCCATCGCAGCATCTTTGCCgtacgtatgacgtcattggtcaaagctgacggttggtatcggacactagaatttatcccaaTATCGTTTACTCATATTGGGACATCTTTCAAAGTAAAACCAAGAAGCCTAGTATCTAGCGATAATGATCGATTAAGTCTGGTTCTTGTTCTGAAAACATCGACTTTTTATTACTGCCTCCTTAGACGTTAGTTAATTTTTCCTACGCTTTTTTAAATTTATCGTCTGGGAtactttgtgaaacacagaaggctCTTACAGTTTTCAAGTAAATCACCTTTCCCGATAACTCTTCACCTGTTGCCGCTTTCACTGGCTCCATGACTGTCATTGTCTATTTGGCGTCCTCTGGTACTTTTTCGATATATTTGACAGTGAAAAAGttattacagtaataataataaacgaatGAAAAGCACTATTGCGGAACCAAATCCTTACTCTTTGATAATGAATAAGTAATTACTATTCATATAACATTTCTTACTAAATAAAGTTTTTATGAGTGTAATGGCTATAAAAGAATCGCTGTTTAAAAACAAAAGAACGTTAGACAGGTGGTACCATGAAAACATAGTTACCTTCAAGATGCAGTTAACTGAGCAGCAAAAACACTCCAATATGGACGTTCATGCTTCGTGATTGGTGGGTTGCGATTCTGTACCTCTCTAGCAGTGGGAATACATTgtgatatcaggaatacggtagtcAGTTTCAACTGACTGTCCGGTCTTATCCCACTTTCACCTATGAACTGCGTCTAATCTAGATTTGTTAGGTTGTGAATGTGTATGAAGATGAAACTTCACGTACGTTATTTGCGTAACATTAAGTCCAGCACGTCTGCAAGGTAAATTGCCTTAAACAGGAAGGAACAGAAAGTCAAGGTGTCATACGTGTCTGAATATTATAGATGTAACTATGTTACTTTAGCTGCACAACATCTTTTGCATTGACCACTGGCTTCGGCTGACGTCCGAAAAGATTAGCTGAAGTTTTGGGACCTCAGTCTCTAAGATAGATTTTCGTCTAGCACTGTGCTGAAAACGTATTTTTCCTCTCTATGTCAATACATGTCATGAATTAAAATAAGTAAGGTACCAGCCAACGATGTGGCTTCTTGGGATAAACTTCGATTTTGCAAGGGTTAATTTTCGTTATATGCTTCTTGTAGGATATGTTCGGTATTTCGATAATTAGGTTCATTAATAACTACCATTATACCTGATGGCTATATACATTTTCTTATTGACATTGTGGACATTTTTAAGATCTGTCACTCCCTTGAATTAAGTACTTTTACAACTTTAAACCAatatataaagaaaaattaatgttagGATACTCAGTaagttctttccttttgtgttcatGTTGTGTGATAGGGTTTTAATTTTGTGTAAGTTGTAATGCGATTTTCCAGCATTTTCATTAGTTGATGTAAAATTTCTGTCTAAGTAGCTATTGACAATCTCTGTTACTGACGCCAACCCCTTCCGTTTCTTCAGAGTATTTCAAAATGTATACATTAAGTTTCAGTGATTTAATAGTAGCTGAAGCACACATTTTCCCTGGATAACTGATTAGATATTGTTATTATCTCTAATGTACGTTTTGTTCAGTGTGTCGCAGTAGATTAcaaattacaaacaaataaaaatctgcTTTCTTAACtttttaacagtttttccatttgtctcacaAAATTGCATTTAGTATACAGAAGTAATTGATATTTTCAGTTTTAGAGACATAATCACCCAAAAAATGATCTATCTATTGATTTCTGACATTGAAAGATTGGTATAAGATTCCGAGTTTTCTCGGTATAATTTCTTTCCGCCTTTCTTAAATAAGACCAAGCCATCTGAACGTGTATCCGCCATGAGGTGCAATTCCTGTTAGTGAAACGTGTGGAACTTAATAATACTGCTGGTTTTTTAGCAGTCTGTAGGACCTCAGCTTATTTTATATCTATGAAAAATGTACTATAATGCTACATTATCCCTGCACCAGATAAAGTTCAGTAAAGTGTAGGAGAAACAACGTCTGTTAATTCATCAATTATTCTCATCGACTAAATTGAGTGTATATTAGCTGAAATTGTCTAATACTCCCCAATAATTCATTCTTACACTGAATTCTTACATAGGTTAGTTAGTAACTGCGTCGACTGAATTTTATTGCTGGAACTTTTCTATATTTAGCTACAGAAGCGAGAAACCTTGTGACTTGCTTATTCCATAACTGGAAAGAAAAGAAGCTGACGTTTTAGCAAGTGAATACGTTGTTGAAATACTTGATGAAGACCAGATAATTTGTTTTTTCGTGTCACGAACAAGAAAGGATACCGTAAATTTTGGGCTGCGGTTCAACGTCGTGAGCATTGAGGGCAGACCTGTCAGACCGAGGCAGTATGGTAAATTGTGCTGCTGCATCATTTTGCGCCGTATGCATTGGAGCTCAGCTTATCCATTGGTTTGCCTGCCGCAATATTAATTGAGcacattacaaaacagactactggGATTTAGAACACGTACAACTCGTAATCCCTCATTTAATATCACAGTATTGCGTATAAATGATTTAATCATAAATCTAATTGATTCTCTTAATGCAGGGATTTATATTTAATCGTTTCATTAAATGCTGATGACGCTGTTGCGTCACTGGAGTCAAGGGATTTTCGGGAGGGATGGAAATGGGTAATATCGGCAATAGCATAAAGACGTTTAATAAGGGGATTTCAGAAACGTTTTAATACAACAGAAGATAAATTCAATAACAACAAATTCGAACGCGAAATGGGATGTATAACAAAAACAAATAACGGACGTAATTTGGATGACTAATGAGCTCCAGAGCTGTAGGCGTCTGGTGCGCTTCAGTGATGtccgtggccgccgccgccgccaccaccaccgccgcctccgtgTCCGCTGCTGAATCCGTAGTGCTTGCCGCCGGAGTGACCGCCCTTCTTTCCGTAGTCTTCGTGGTGGGCGTGGTGAGACTCGTGGCCGTGGTGGCCCTTGTGGCCGTGGTGGTCGTCGTGGTAGTGGCCCTTGTCGTGGTGGCCCTTCTTGCCGTAGTGGTCGTCATGGTAACCGGAGTGGTGGTGTCCGCCCTTCTTGTGTCCGCCGTGCTTCTTCTCGTGGTGGTCGTGGAAGTCACCGTGCTTGCTGTGGTGGCCGCCCTTGTGGTAGTCGTCATAGAACTTATGCTCCTTGTGGTACTCGTCCTTGTGGAACTTGTTGTGGTAGCCGTGGGTCTTGTGGCCCTTCTTGTGGCCGCCCTTCTCGCCGAACTTGGCACCCTTGTGGCCCTTCTCGCCCTTGTGGTGTTCGCCGTAGTGGCCGGCCTCGTCGTGGTGGCTCTTCTTGTGGCCGCCGTGTTCCTCGTAGTGGCCGCCGTGGTGCTCCTTGCCGTACTTGCCGTGGTCGCccttgtcgtggtggtggtggcTCTTGTAGCCCTTGTCTCCCTTGCCGCCGTGCGACGAGTGGTGCTCCGAGTGGTGCTTGTGGCCGCCGCCCTTCTCGTGGTGGTGGCCGTGGTGGCTCGCGGCAGCTTCCAGGTCGGAAGCCGCCACAGCCAGGTCTGTCTCCTCTTCCTTGGCTGCCGCCCTCAGGTCCCGGGCGTCGCAGGAGGCGAGGAAGGCGGTGACGCAGAGGAGCGCCAGTGCGGCGCCGAGCCGCCACGGAAGAGCCATGCTGGACAACGGTGTGCAGGCAGTGACTACCTTTCCCTGGAGCCGGTGCCCGTATTTATACCGGCCGGCGGCTCTGCTCGCGGGGCCTGCCTGAGCGTTACCAGTTGCGGCTACCCCCCTTTTTTGTGACGGCCTCGACGCCGTCAGCGGAGGTGGGAAAGAGACGAGCCCTCTTTCTCGTAGTTTCCAAGCCCGCGCGGGAGGATTTTCTCCCTTTCTAAATCGGACGGAAGTGCCGAGTGGCACCGCGCGGGCTGGCATACCTGCCAAGTCGAGCGTGCGCCTGTGTCGCCGGAGCTGGACGGCCGTCACGCTTTCGAGAGGCGGACGCTGGGCCGCCTGTCCGCACCGCCATTTGCAGAACACCCGTCCGCTCTGGACCTGTTGAGCAGTAGTCGAAGAATCACTTGTTCTACGTCGAACTTGCAGTTCTAGAGGGTGTCCCACATGACGCTCCTTGACTATACGATTGGGCAAATAAATAGTAATATAAACTGTGCCTTCATGGCaaaccacatctacatttatactccgcaagccactcaacagtgtgtggcgaagggcactttacgtgtcactgtcattacctccctttcctgttccagtcgcttatcgttcgcgggaagaacgactgccggaaagcctccgtgcgcgctcgaatctctcgaattttacattcgtgatctccacggaaggtattagtagggggaagcaatatattcgatatctcataaccctgcgacgaaacgcgtcgctcttttttggatcttctctatctcttctttcaacccgacctggtgcggatctcacactcatgagcaatactcaagtataggtcgaacgagtgatttgtaagccacctcctttgttgatggactacattttctaaggactcttccaatgaatctcaacctggcatccgccttatcaacaattaattttatatgatcattctacttcaaatcgttccatacgcatactcccagatattttacagtagttactgctaccggtgtttgttccgctatcatataatcatacaataaaggttccttcgctctatgtattcgaaatacatagaaattttttttagaaaaagtcgAGATTTACTTTGCTCTTAAAAGTTTCCCGGGCTCTGCCTTGGAGACGCTGGCAGATCTGAGACACAAGGACCTTTCAGCAAATTTTGACTGCTAAATAGACTATCATTACCCCAATAGCCCACTATTTTACTATCACAAGTCTTCAGCTTCCCAGATTAGCCTATGTGTTTGTCCACTGATACGTTATTATTGCTGTGGAAAAGGGATTTTGTACTCCCACTCCCGCTGCATTAGTATTTTACATTTTACGATCTACTTTCCGtactttataaattttatttttgatggaGGGAATTTACACTATCACTCTGGTTTTATTAATATGTTGCATTTTAACTTTCCACTTTCAGTATTTCTGTAAACGGGATAAAGTTTTTACATGTTTTTTTAATAGTTCAGCACATGTACAGACTCCCTCTACCCTTCACATACACCTCATCCCTATGACTCCATCCCCAAACATATTCCCAGTACTGCCTCGCCTATAGTCACTCAACTATATTTCTGCTTGTGGCACAGTAAGTCTATTCCCGTTTACTGTGTTCCCACTTTGAAATATTCTCGGTGCATTGGGAGCAAACAGCTTCGTTTAGCCCGTTCAGTTTTTATCCAGATTTTATTTTTATAGCTTCTGCTGCCCCTTCATTTTAAATATGGACTTCTACTCTCGGTGCGCTATATGTTTAAAACTTGATGTGAATCATGAACAGTGCCTCTAAGGCAGTTACCTTTCGGTACGACTTTTTAAAAGGCATCTTTGTGAGTCCATTTCAAGGTCAGCACTATTATACTACTTTTCAATCCCTTCGTGCTTTAGACTATTGTTAAGCATTAtttgtaaaataatattttcttgatgTTTGTACTGATGAGTATGCGCCTTCAGTGGACGCTACACAATTTGGGACTTTTAATTAAAGGTATTCTACAGCCACTGTGAATCATTTCTTACAAaacatgaaaattaaaacacctCAACAGATTAtatcttcatttaatttatttacctAGCCTGTTTTGATGGTCCATTACAACATCCTTAGGTtacgtaaataaattaaatgcgAAAGAGATGCCTTGAGGTGACTTAATTTCGATTTCATATCAAACAGTCGAAGTCGTTTGCAACCATTCATTACAAGAATTGACGTACATTgatttgaataaaattttcttCGTTTTCAACCCGCGTCAGTTTGCATACACCTCTCAAACTTTCGATGTCATTTCCGCCAGCGTCGTCAGTGGCTTTAGTCCTGACGATGACGGCCGAGTgaccatcgaaagctcgagaattttattcgaactgacgtgGTTTGaaaactcagaagattttattCAGCCTTTCCGCCGCGGAAGACTTCAGAGACAAATAAAACGATTTGTACTTCTGCTGTGTGCCAGAAGCCACTTCCCCTCTTCCTACACAAGGAGAATTAAACAACCATTTCGTTGCTACCTTAGCTTTTAAGCCATGTTGACATCTTGCATAGGTGACTGACATCAAAGCTTCAAGACGAAGGAATCAGTTGTTCATTGTCGAACTTGTATCTCTACAATGTGTCAGCGAAATTGCTTACCCCTCTTCGTAAAAATGATTACTAGGTAGCTGCCTACTGCTTTGAAGCCACGGGAACACGTTGAAGACTGGGTTAATAGCTCGAGGTTACGGCATAGCAGGACATAGCTTACATCACATGCTGGTATTTAGGCATGTAAATTACTCAAACACTCTCCAGGTTGGTGGATCGGCTGTGGTTCAGCGACATAAGCACTTCCCCCTCAACTTACAATTAAGGAATTAAACAGTTGCTAAATTGATAGACCCGACATTAAGTTACGTAGATATTATGCAAGCGTTATTGGAACCTCAGATTGAAGACTGGAGAATCACTCGTTCATCGTCTAACTTGTATTTACAGAGTGTATCACAAAAATCGCTTATCTCTCTTAGTGCAATTGGGGAATAAAGTACGAGTACATGTTCTACTGCTGTCGCTGCATTGAAGCCATGAAGATATGTTGCTAACGTGCTTAATATCTCAGCTCGACGACGACGAAATCATGGGCTATGGGTACACCACGACATACCTTACATCACATTGCTAGGCAGGAAAGTAAGTTTCTTGAACAATCTCGAGGCTGGCGGATCGGATGTGGCTCTGCAACATATACAGGCCCATTCCAATGGACACCACGAATCCTCGAAATTACCACGCTCGGCAGCTCATCGCCGGGAATAAAGAAGTCCGATGTAGCTCAAAGTCGGTACAAGGCAAATGAAGAATTTCCCAAGCTGCTGTGTAATCATTTCAAAGTGTAACTCCTTGAGATAGCCTGGAAGATGCGAATGAGAACACGGAGACTTCTAGATCTCTGTATAAGGCATGATGGTGCACATATACCGAGGTCTTCTAGACACATAGCTTCATCTGCAAGTACGCTCGTGGTCTAAGGGTTGCCGGCACggtcgctcagcgtgttcggtcagagcgctgaTTATCCTCTGTAATACaacaaactgagtggaaggatcaagaaACAAACTAGAACGGATATTAtgtgacgtctgcaacgaccaaacacaacgatcaacaacgaacaaaatgcaaagaaTCCCGTCACTGCTTCTATTTGGAATAATAATCAatattgacggccgaagacttccggcgtaaggagTCACCATCATGCTGCCTGCGACCTTGaccaagagggcggaagagcggacagagattcatagcactctcttgttctaggacTGGGAAGCTGCCTCGAAAGGAGAAAGAATCAGAAACGATCAACGACATGGAGATGCAGAAGgcactggaaaccactgcattaaagacacgtaacgtgtatccacaagacatgcagCTGTAATTAAGAAATTGTGATGACGAACTCTCCATTTCGAgacagtcccccattcgaatctccgggaggggactgcggtggggaggtgaccatgagaaaaagattaaataactagCGACAGGATACCGTGCTGCGAGTCGTGGTAGAGAAACTAGGaactctgaaaatggaaatgcaaaggcttagtcTAGACGTAgtaggggtcagagaagtgaaatggaaagaagataacgatttctggtcagatgaatacagggtaatatcaacagcaggagaatATGGTATAACGCGAGTAGGAAGATAGGATAGATAGTGTGTTAGTGTAGCCAGTtctgtgatagggttattcttattagaatcgacagcaaaccaatactgaCAACGTCGTCCCAAGCTGAAGATAGTAGTCAGGAAAGCATATAAGGAAATTGAACAGGTAACACAATactcaaagggagatgaaaatctaatagcca
This region of Schistocerca gregaria isolate iqSchGreg1 chromosome 7, iqSchGreg1.2, whole genome shotgun sequence genomic DNA includes:
- the LOC126281390 gene encoding histidine-rich glycoprotein-like; this translates as MALPWRLGAALALLCVTAFLASCDARDLRAAAKEEETDLAVAASDLEAAASHHGHHHEKGGGHKHHSEHHSSHGGKGDKGYKSHHHHDKGDHGKYGKEHHGGHYEEHGGHKKSHHDEAGHYGEHHKGEKGHKGAKFGEKGGHKKGHKTHGYHNKFHKDEYHKEHKFYDDYHKGGHHSKHGDFHDHHEKKHGGHKKGGHHHSGYHDDHYGKKGHHDKGHYHDDHHGHKGHHGHESHHAHHEDYGKKGGHSGGKHYGFSSGHGGGGGGGGGGGHGHH